One region of Oncorhynchus mykiss isolate Arlee chromosome 8, USDA_OmykA_1.1, whole genome shotgun sequence genomic DNA includes:
- the oprk1 gene encoding LOW QUALITY PROTEIN: kappa-type opioid receptor (The sequence of the model RefSeq protein was modified relative to this genomic sequence to represent the inferred CDS: deleted 1 base in 1 codon; substituted 1 base at 1 genomic stop codon) gives MVQIFKEDRCPSGRLEDCLLNFTWQPGFPELFNYTANGSWLGDPEPMSPIILIIAAMYSVVFVVGLVGNCLVMFVIIRYTKMNTATNIYIFNLAVGDALVTTTMPFQSTDYLINSWPFGEVVCKVFIGIDYYNMFTSIFTLTMMSVDRYVAVCHPVKALDFRTPVKAKIINVLIWVSSSAAGIPALVLGSTQNNNGTTECALQFPDPYLYWDTVMKICVFIFGFVAPLLIVSVCYTLMVLRLKSVRLLSGSREKDRNLRRITRLVLVVVAVFIVCWTPIHIFILVKMLAPPGGILETTPVMAAYFFCVALGYTNSSLNPILYAFLDENFKRCFRDFCCPGGRGAGGDSHGGSRVRSTLRSYTCPPKARGQGEARRDRGRGRSVXLAVELDQSSLNSHSSERVDSDCIVYLRESITAPSSVVF, from the exons ATGGTGCAGATCTTCAAGGAGGACCGGTGCCCATCCGGTAGGCTCGAGGACTGCCTCCTCAACTTCACGTGGCAGCCAGGTTTCCCAGAGCTGTTCAACTACACAGCTAATGGCAGCTGGCTGGGGGACCCGGAGCCCATGTCGCCAATCATCCTTATCATAGCAGCGATGTACTCCGTAGTGTTTGTGGTCGGACTGGTTGGAAACTGTCTGGTCATGTTTGTCATCATCAG gTACACTAAGATGAATACAGCCACCAACATCTACATCTTTAATCTGGCTGTAGGCGACGCCCTAGTGACCACCACAATGCCTTTCCAGAGTACTGACTACCTGATCAACTCCTGGCCCTTCGgagag GTGGTGTGTAAGGTGTTCATCGGTATAGACTACTACAACATGTTCACCAGTATCTTCACTCTGACCATGATGTCAGTGGATCGATATGTAGCTGTGTGTCACCCGGTCAAGGCTCTGGACTTTAGAACTCCCGTGAAAGCGAAGATCATCAACGTTCTCATCTGGGTTTCATCCTCCGCTGCCGGCATCCCTGCTCTAGTGCTGGGCAGCACACAGAACAACAACG GTACCACAGAGTGTGCCCTCCAGTTCCCTGACCCCTATCTCTATTGGGACACAGTGATGAAGATCTGTGTGTTCATCTTCGGCTTCGTGGCCCCCCTCCTCATCGTCAGTGTGTGTTATACCCTCATGGTTCTGCGTCTGAAGAGCGTGCGGCTGCTCTCTGGCTCCCGGGAGAAGGACCGGAACCTGCGGCGGATCACCCGGCTGGTTCTGGTGGTGGTAGCAGTGTTCATAGTATGCTGGACGCCTATCCACATCTTTATCCTGGTTAAGATGCTGGCGCCCCCCGGGGGCATCCTCGAGACCACGCCCGTCATGGCAGCCTACTTCTTCTGCGTTGCCCTGGGTTACACCAACAGCAGCCTCAACCCCATTCTCTACGCCTTCCTGGATGAGAACTTCAAACGCTGCTTCAGGGACTTCTGCTGCccgggggggaggggggcagggggGGACAGCCACGGGGGGAGTCGAGTGAGGAGCACGTTGAGGAGCTACACCTGTCCACCTAAAGCTCGGGGGCAG GGGGAGGccaggagggacagagggagggggaggtcgGTATGACTAGCGGTGGAGCTGGACCAGTCCTCCCTTAACTCCCACAGCAGTGAACGGGTTGACTCCGATTGCATCGTCTATCTCCGGGAGAGTATTACAGCACCGTCTTCTGTTGTGTTCTAG